The following proteins come from a genomic window of Hymenobacter canadensis:
- a CDS encoding alpha/beta fold hydrolase, whose product MAAFRLSFHQLLMVFGLLLLTAPTAMAQQRASRLTNGPTTLLTSDSVQLYVQVAGQGKPCVFVHGGPGAGSYSFEKLGGNRLEDKLHLIYYDQRGSGRSASPRRPNYSMARMVQDLEELRQQLGLERWVLMAHSFGGTIATAYATQHPQRVQALVLVNAVLNPPASLESMVQYGTTLLPPAAQPNPGLPMMQRVGMVMGALQQQKLAWQLQFSADSLAARASRVSRSVPANPDFGTQVFSGQLPDYGQDFVPATARLQMPVLNIVGQDDRTTGAAPGTFRFPQQQTVVLPGKHNSFLEQPAAFRQAVVSFVQKLPR is encoded by the coding sequence ATGGCTGCTTTCCGACTTTCGTTTCACCAGTTGCTGATGGTTTTCGGCCTGCTCCTGCTCACGGCCCCAACCGCCATGGCCCAGCAGCGGGCCAGCCGGCTCACCAACGGCCCCACCACCCTGCTCACCTCCGACTCGGTGCAGCTGTACGTGCAGGTGGCCGGTCAGGGGAAGCCGTGCGTGTTTGTGCACGGCGGGCCGGGAGCCGGCAGCTACTCGTTTGAGAAGCTGGGCGGCAACCGTCTCGAAGACAAGCTGCACCTGATTTACTACGACCAGCGCGGTAGCGGCCGCTCGGCTAGCCCCCGGCGGCCCAACTACAGCATGGCGCGCATGGTGCAGGATTTGGAAGAGCTGCGGCAGCAGCTGGGGCTGGAGCGCTGGGTGCTGATGGCCCACTCGTTTGGGGGCACCATTGCCACGGCCTACGCCACGCAGCACCCGCAGCGGGTGCAGGCGCTGGTGCTGGTGAATGCCGTGCTGAACCCACCGGCTTCGCTGGAAAGCATGGTGCAGTATGGCACCACCCTGCTGCCGCCCGCCGCCCAGCCCAACCCCGGCCTGCCAATGATGCAGCGCGTGGGCATGGTGATGGGCGCACTGCAACAGCAGAAACTGGCCTGGCAGCTGCAGTTTTCCGCCGATTCCCTGGCTGCCCGTGCCAGCCGCGTGAGCCGCAGCGTGCCCGCCAACCCCGATTTCGGCACCCAGGTGTTCAGCGGCCAACTGCCCGACTACGGCCAGGATTTCGTGCCTGCCACCGCCCGGCTCCAAATGCCCGTGCTCAACATCGTGGGCCAGGACGACCGCACCACGGGCGCCGCGCCCGGCACGTTCCGGTTCCCGCAGCAGCAGACGGTGGTGCTGCCCGGCAAGCACAACTCGTTTCTGGAGCAGCCAGCGGCCTTCCGGCAGGCCGTGGTTAGCTTCGTGCAGAAGCTACCGCGCTAA
- a CDS encoding sensor histidine kinase translates to MPPPADRPAAYLNDRWFLLLGIPTLALLVLLPRGLLQVPSVPEALGAWGVSLGITTTFWLAGRQLWRLLLRRFPRVEQTARRLWWLALINTSITAVVTLGIGLLAAGAQGGYLTGRGYLSEFGLNMVPTVVVQLIYESWHLFQQWKQNLRRAEQLQRAGVQSQLEALQSQLDPHFLFNSLNTLSALVEPENEAAQQFLEQLADVYRYVLQAREKPTVPLSEELEFVDTYLALHKTRFRDNLHVTTTIPAALLARQVAPLSVQLLVENALKHNVASREHPLELRIWADAGLQVLVVENTLRPRTAGLAPGTGTGLRNVRHRYELLQAATPVTVSADDGWFRVQLPLLMR, encoded by the coding sequence ATGCCGCCACCTGCCGACCGCCCCGCCGCCTACCTGAACGACCGGTGGTTTCTGCTGCTCGGTATCCCGACGCTGGCTCTGCTGGTGCTGCTGCCGCGGGGGCTGTTGCAGGTGCCCTCGGTGCCGGAAGCGCTGGGCGCGTGGGGGGTGTCGCTGGGAATTACCACCACGTTCTGGCTGGCGGGCCGGCAGCTGTGGCGCCTGCTGCTGCGGCGGTTTCCGCGCGTCGAGCAGACGGCACGGCGGCTGTGGTGGCTGGCCCTCATCAACACGTCCATCACGGCAGTTGTAACTCTGGGCATCGGGCTGCTGGCGGCCGGGGCGCAAGGCGGATACCTCACGGGACGCGGCTACCTGTCAGAGTTCGGGCTGAACATGGTGCCCACGGTAGTGGTGCAGCTGATTTATGAGAGCTGGCACCTGTTTCAGCAGTGGAAGCAGAACCTGCGCCGCGCCGAGCAGCTGCAAAGAGCCGGCGTGCAAAGCCAGCTCGAAGCGCTGCAAAGCCAGCTCGACCCGCACTTCCTGTTCAACTCCCTGAACACGCTGTCGGCGCTAGTAGAACCTGAAAACGAGGCCGCGCAGCAGTTTCTGGAGCAGCTCGCCGACGTGTACCGCTACGTGCTTCAGGCCCGCGAAAAACCCACCGTGCCGCTCAGCGAGGAGCTGGAATTCGTGGATACCTACCTGGCCCTGCACAAGACCCGCTTCCGCGACAACCTGCACGTGACAACCACCATTCCGGCCGCGCTGCTGGCCCGGCAGGTGGCGCCGCTGAGTGTGCAGCTGCTCGTGGAAAACGCCCTCAAGCACAACGTGGCTTCGCGGGAGCATCCGCTGGAGCTGCGCATTTGGGCCGATGCCGGGCTGCAGGTTCTGGTGGTGGAAAACACGCTGCGTCCCCGCACGGCCGGCCTCGCGCCCGGCACCGGCACCGGCCTGCGCAACGTGCGCCACCGCTATGAGCTGCTGCAAGCCGCTACGCCGGTAACCGTATCAGCCGACGATGGCTGGTTTCGGGTGCAGCTGCCGTTGTTGATGAGGTGA
- a CDS encoding LytR/AlgR family response regulator transcription factor, protein MTVLLLEDEYPAAERLQRQLLQAAPEAQVLAVLDSVAATLQWLDNNPTPDLILSDIQLADGLSLEIFEQAVVRSPVIFTTAYDAYAIRAFRANSVDYLLKPVKLLELQAALAKLREWRTPAAAPTQPAQRLEHLLDSLPRPERPYKTRFLVRHGEQLLPLPAAQVAWFQSRHETTTLVAQDGRRFVVDYTLEQLESLLDPRQFFRLNRQFLAQLPAVQRLHPHFNGKLLLELHPAPSEEVLVSREKASALKQWLEG, encoded by the coding sequence ATGACCGTTCTGCTGCTTGAAGACGAATATCCGGCCGCAGAGCGGCTGCAGCGGCAACTGCTGCAGGCTGCGCCCGAGGCGCAGGTGCTGGCCGTGCTCGACAGCGTGGCGGCGACCTTACAGTGGCTGGATAACAACCCCACGCCCGACCTGATTCTGAGCGACATTCAACTGGCCGACGGCCTGAGCCTGGAGATATTCGAGCAGGCCGTGGTGCGCAGCCCGGTCATCTTCACTACCGCCTACGACGCCTACGCCATCCGGGCGTTCCGGGCCAATAGCGTGGATTATCTGCTGAAGCCGGTGAAGCTGCTGGAGCTGCAGGCGGCCCTGGCCAAGCTGCGCGAGTGGCGCACGCCGGCCGCCGCGCCAACCCAGCCGGCCCAGCGCCTGGAGCACCTCCTCGACAGCCTGCCGCGCCCCGAACGGCCCTACAAAACCCGGTTTCTGGTGCGCCACGGCGAGCAGCTGCTGCCGCTGCCCGCCGCCCAGGTGGCCTGGTTCCAGAGCCGCCACGAAACCACTACCCTTGTGGCGCAGGACGGCCGCCGCTTCGTGGTCGACTACACGCTGGAGCAGTTGGAAAGCCTACTCGACCCGCGCCAGTTTTTCCGCCTCAACCGCCAGTTTCTGGCCCAGCTGCCCGCCGTGCAGCGCCTGCACCCACATTTCAACGGCAAGCTGCTGCTGGAGCTGCACCCCGCCCCCAGCGAAGAGGTGCTGGTGAGCCGTGAGAAGGCCAGTGCGCTGAAGCAATGGCTGGAAGGCTGA
- a CDS encoding LytR/AlgR family response regulator transcription factor: protein MPTPLRALIIEDEPLAANRLIGLLNKQAQPVEVVGTAESVAEAEALLRTVQPAPDVLFLDIHLADGLSFELFERLEIRCPVVFTTAYDKYALRAFKVNSVDYLLKPIDADELTAALAKLHRQREAATPPLDAALLARVLQQTQPAKEYKTRFVVRVGEHLKAIPVEQIAYFASLEKVTLLHTREGRRFVVDYTLEQLEGLLDPLEFFRLNRAYLAHADAIHDIIHYTNSRLQTVLKPTPPDNDTVLVSREKVSTFKAWLDR, encoded by the coding sequence ATGCCAACACCCCTACGCGCCCTGATTATCGAAGATGAGCCGCTGGCGGCCAACCGCCTGATTGGGCTTCTCAACAAGCAAGCCCAGCCCGTGGAAGTGGTGGGTACGGCCGAGTCGGTGGCGGAGGCCGAGGCGCTGCTGCGCACCGTGCAGCCCGCGCCCGACGTGCTGTTTCTGGACATCCATCTGGCCGACGGGCTCAGCTTCGAGCTGTTCGAGCGGCTGGAAATCCGTTGCCCGGTGGTCTTCACCACCGCCTACGACAAGTACGCGCTGCGGGCCTTCAAAGTGAACAGCGTGGATTATCTGCTCAAGCCCATTGATGCCGACGAGCTGACGGCCGCCCTGGCCAAGCTGCACCGCCAGCGCGAGGCCGCCACGCCGCCGCTGGATGCGGCGCTGCTGGCGCGGGTGCTGCAGCAAACCCAGCCCGCCAAGGAGTACAAAACGCGCTTCGTGGTGCGGGTGGGCGAGCACCTCAAGGCCATTCCGGTGGAGCAGATTGCCTACTTCGCCAGCCTGGAAAAGGTGACCCTGCTGCACACCCGCGAAGGCCGCCGCTTCGTGGTCGACTACACCCTGGAGCAGCTCGAAGGCCTGCTCGATCCGCTGGAATTCTTCCGCCTCAACCGCGCCTACCTGGCCCACGCCGACGCCATCCACGACATCATCCACTACACCAACTCCCGCCTGCAAACCGTGCTCAAGCCCACTCCACCCGACAACGACACCGTGCTGGTAAGCCGCGAAAAAGTAAGCACGTTCAAGGCCTGGCTGGATAGGTAG
- a CDS encoding sensor histidine kinase gives MQTSLPAAVAPPDSPLPSMTPVFRAPNSLRSVGRALRIILLMAVVISLLVNPQALHNGRAFAITYGYTVMYSTGLWITNGYVVEWLNRRYAWTTQPLRRLLLTLAVSLGGSVLVIVLMNAVLLQLLHKPLERLWSADMYWQILVPLIITVIISLFNHSRAFFLQWREAAVRAERLEKETAVARLDSLRRQVDPHFLFNSLNALTSLIEDHDPARATRFVRQLAQVYRYVLDSQEQEVVPLREEMRFVESYVYLQQTRLGEGLQVDIRLPPAADLDTLLVPPLAVQLLLENALKHNATSRHDPLRLSLTLDVAARQLVVRNALRYRRVPDGESTGLGLANLQARYQFLSGQPVLIEKTDTEFVVTLPLLELT, from the coding sequence ATGCAAACTTCCCTGCCTGCTGCCGTGGCCCCTCCCGACTCTCCGCTGCCCTCGATGACCCCCGTGTTTCGTGCGCCCAACTCATTGCGCTCGGTGGGCCGGGCCCTGCGGATTATTCTGCTCATGGCCGTGGTCATCAGCCTGCTGGTGAATCCGCAGGCCCTGCACAACGGGCGGGCGTTTGCCATCACCTACGGCTACACCGTGATGTACAGCACCGGCCTGTGGATCACGAACGGCTACGTGGTGGAGTGGCTGAACCGCCGCTACGCCTGGACGACGCAGCCCCTGCGCCGCCTGCTGCTGACGCTGGCCGTGTCGTTGGGCGGCTCGGTGCTGGTGATTGTGCTCATGAATGCCGTGCTGCTGCAGTTGCTGCACAAGCCGCTGGAGCGGCTATGGTCGGCCGACATGTACTGGCAGATTCTGGTGCCGCTGATTATCACGGTTATCATCTCCCTGTTCAACCACAGCCGGGCGTTTTTTCTGCAATGGCGCGAAGCCGCCGTGCGCGCCGAACGTCTCGAAAAAGAAACCGCCGTAGCCCGCCTCGACTCGCTGCGCCGGCAGGTGGACCCGCACTTTCTGTTCAACTCGCTGAACGCCCTCACCTCGCTCATCGAAGACCACGACCCGGCCCGCGCCACGCGCTTCGTGCGGCAGCTGGCCCAGGTCTACCGCTACGTGCTCGACTCGCAGGAGCAGGAAGTGGTGCCGCTGCGCGAGGAAATGCGGTTTGTGGAATCGTACGTGTACCTGCAGCAAACCCGCCTCGGCGAGGGCCTGCAGGTAGACATCAGGCTGCCGCCCGCCGCCGACCTGGACACGCTGCTGGTACCGCCGCTGGCCGTGCAGCTGCTGCTCGAAAACGCCCTCAAGCACAACGCCACCTCCCGGCACGACCCGCTGCGCCTCAGCCTCACACTGGACGTGGCCGCCCGGCAGCTGGTGGTGCGCAACGCCCTGCGCTACCGCCGCGTGCCCGACGGCGAATCGACGGGCCTGGGCCTGGCCAACCTGCAGGCCCGCTACCAGTTCCTGTCTGGCCAACCCGTGCTGATCGAGAAAACCGACACCGAGTTCGTCGTGACGCTGCCGCTGCTGGAGCTGACGTAG
- a CDS encoding TonB-dependent receptor: MKRLLLSLLLLLASGLPSLAQSATTLSGTVRDAAGGVLPGVNVFLRGTFDGASTDSVGAFRFETRQTGAAVLVLSLLGYQPQELPVALSGQPLRLTLKMKGTPHALGSVVVTAGAFEASDEHRSAALNTRDVQTTAGALADVAGALNTLPGTTKVGEEGQLFVRGGAANETKVYLDGLLVQNFYAGSVPAVPARGRFAPTLFRGTVFSTGGYSALYGQALSGVLQLNSTDLAAETQTGVSVSSVFVGASRTKRWERTSLDVSGDYTNLTPYMGLLPQNVDWVQAPRGGSGSVKLSHRTGQAGMLKAYGTWSGQRLTIGQPSPEAAGRQQIALQNRNGYLNTTFRSPLRHGWSLQTGVALSRDDKDLQPDTLRLRTLEQAVVGRVVLTNDSVGTRWNLKLGVEGVGQRVTQTYQLQATEPISFQTSFTEQRTAAFVETDFQLTDRLAGRAGGRAEYSALLGLANAAPRLALAYQTTEHSSVSGAYGRFYQTPDNALLLVQPALRFEEAQHAVLTYQYNHNGRLLQTEAYHKTYAHLTRFDGRNPRNPAAYSNDGTGYARGFDVLWRDRKTVKNLEYWVSYGLLDTRRQYRQDPVSAVPTFASRHNVSVVGKYWVPKLNTLFGATWSYGSSRRYHDLNREGYNQGVLPTYQDLSLNASYLTRLFGQFTIVHVSASNVLARPNVFGYRYATTPDAATGQYRRVAITPTAPRMLFVGVFISINKKSPGDVNERPE; encoded by the coding sequence ATGAAACGTCTGCTACTCTCGCTGCTGCTGCTCCTCGCCTCCGGACTGCCTTCGCTGGCTCAGTCTGCCACCACGCTTTCTGGCACCGTCCGCGACGCGGCGGGGGGCGTGCTGCCGGGCGTGAACGTGTTTTTGCGCGGCACCTTCGATGGCGCCAGCACCGACTCGGTGGGCGCGTTTCGGTTTGAGACCCGGCAGACCGGGGCGGCCGTGCTGGTATTGAGCTTGCTGGGATACCAGCCCCAGGAACTGCCCGTGGCGCTCAGCGGGCAGCCGCTACGGCTCACCCTGAAGATGAAAGGCACCCCGCACGCGCTGGGCTCGGTGGTGGTGACGGCCGGCGCCTTCGAGGCCAGCGACGAGCACCGCAGCGCCGCCCTCAACACCCGCGACGTGCAAACCACCGCCGGTGCCCTCGCCGACGTGGCGGGCGCCCTCAACACGCTGCCCGGCACCACTAAAGTAGGGGAGGAGGGCCAGCTGTTTGTGCGCGGCGGGGCCGCCAACGAGACCAAAGTGTACCTCGACGGGCTGCTGGTACAGAACTTCTACGCCGGCTCGGTGCCCGCGGTGCCGGCCCGGGGGCGGTTTGCGCCCACGCTGTTCCGGGGCACGGTGTTTAGCACCGGCGGCTACTCGGCGCTATATGGGCAGGCGCTGTCGGGGGTGCTGCAGCTGAACTCCACCGATTTGGCCGCTGAAACGCAAACCGGCGTGTCGGTGTCGTCGGTGTTCGTGGGGGCCTCGCGCACCAAGCGCTGGGAGCGGACTTCGCTGGACGTGTCGGGCGACTACACCAACCTGACGCCCTACATGGGCTTGCTGCCGCAGAACGTAGACTGGGTGCAGGCCCCGCGCGGCGGCAGCGGCTCCGTGAAGCTCAGCCACCGTACCGGCCAGGCCGGCATGCTGAAAGCCTACGGCACCTGGAGCGGGCAGCGCCTCACTATCGGGCAGCCCAGCCCCGAGGCCGCCGGCCGCCAGCAGATAGCGCTGCAAAACCGCAACGGCTACCTCAACACCACTTTCCGCAGCCCCCTGCGCCACGGCTGGAGCCTGCAGACCGGTGTGGCCCTCTCGCGCGACGACAAAGACCTGCAGCCCGACACGCTGCGTTTGCGCACGCTGGAACAGGCCGTGGTAGGCCGCGTGGTGCTCACCAACGACTCGGTGGGCACCCGCTGGAACCTGAAGCTGGGCGTGGAAGGCGTGGGCCAGCGCGTGACGCAAACCTATCAGCTGCAGGCCACGGAGCCTATCAGCTTTCAAACCAGCTTCACGGAGCAGCGCACGGCCGCCTTCGTGGAAACCGACTTCCAGCTGACGGACCGGCTGGCCGGGCGGGCCGGCGGGCGGGCCGAGTACTCGGCGCTGCTTGGGCTGGCTAATGCCGCGCCGCGTTTGGCGCTGGCTTACCAGACCACCGAGCACAGCTCCGTGTCGGGCGCGTACGGCCGCTTCTACCAGACGCCCGACAACGCCCTGCTGCTGGTGCAGCCGGCGCTGCGCTTCGAGGAGGCGCAGCATGCCGTGCTCACCTACCAGTACAACCACAACGGCCGCCTGCTGCAAACCGAAGCCTATCACAAAACCTACGCCCACCTCACCCGCTTCGACGGCCGCAACCCCCGCAACCCCGCCGCCTACTCCAACGACGGCACCGGTTACGCCCGCGGCTTCGACGTGCTGTGGCGCGACCGGAAAACCGTGAAGAATCTGGAGTACTGGGTGAGCTACGGTTTGCTCGATACCCGCCGCCAATACCGCCAGGACCCTGTGTCGGCCGTGCCCACGTTTGCCTCGCGCCACAATGTGTCGGTGGTGGGCAAATACTGGGTGCCCAAGCTGAACACGCTCTTCGGAGCCACCTGGAGCTACGGCAGTTCCCGCCGCTACCACGACCTCAACCGGGAAGGCTACAACCAGGGCGTGCTGCCCACTTACCAGGACCTTAGCCTGAACGCCAGCTACCTCACGCGCTTGTTTGGCCAGTTCACCATCGTGCACGTGTCGGCCTCCAACGTGCTGGCCCGCCCCAACGTCTTCGGCTACCGCTACGCCACCACGCCCGACGCCGCCACCGGCCAATACCGCCGCGTGGCCATCACGCCCACGGCCCCGCGCATGCTGTTCGTGGGCGTGTTCATCTCCATCAACAAGAAAAGCCCCGGCGACGTGAACGAGCGGCCGGAGTAG
- a CDS encoding MBL fold metallo-hydrolase produces MRISWKLIGRLTASIVVLLLVAGVAFANLSPQLGGSPTKAQKAAYAQSGHYSDGEFRNLIPTELMTGGGSTFSALWKFVFGSKPDNVQPPAPLPTRPLDSLSIVRKPAGLLRATWFGHSASLVEIAGKNILFDPMLSVKMGPLSWVTPQRYNQNLAITAEQLPAIDAVLISHDHYDHLDYETIRKLRDKVAGFYVPLGVGAHLLAWGVEPARVHELDWNDSVRLPGGLTIISTPARHFSGRGLTNRNSTSWSSWVLKTPSQRVFYSGDGGYGPHFKTIGQQHGPFDLALMECGQYDDQWAQIHMRPEQTVQATLDVRGRVLLPVHWGAFTEANHAWNEPVRRAAAEAARLLLPITTPELGQPVTPGAGPLPQVQWWK; encoded by the coding sequence ATGCGTATTTCCTGGAAACTGATTGGGCGGCTAACCGCCAGTATTGTGGTGCTGCTGCTGGTGGCGGGCGTGGCCTTCGCCAACCTAAGCCCGCAGCTGGGCGGCTCGCCCACCAAGGCCCAAAAGGCCGCCTACGCGCAGTCGGGGCACTATTCCGACGGTGAGTTCCGCAACCTCATCCCTACTGAGCTGATGACTGGTGGCGGCAGCACGTTTTCGGCGCTGTGGAAGTTCGTGTTCGGGAGCAAGCCCGACAACGTGCAGCCGCCCGCGCCGCTGCCCACCCGCCCGCTCGACTCGCTGAGCATCGTCCGCAAGCCGGCCGGACTGCTGCGCGCCACCTGGTTCGGGCACTCGGCCAGCCTGGTGGAAATAGCCGGCAAAAACATCCTCTTCGACCCCATGCTGAGCGTGAAAATGGGCCCGCTGAGCTGGGTGACGCCCCAACGCTACAACCAAAACCTGGCCATCACGGCCGAGCAGCTGCCGGCTATCGACGCGGTGCTGATTTCGCACGACCACTACGACCACCTCGACTACGAAACCATCCGCAAGCTGCGCGATAAGGTGGCCGGCTTCTACGTGCCGCTGGGCGTGGGCGCGCACCTGCTGGCCTGGGGCGTGGAGCCAGCCCGCGTGCACGAGCTGGACTGGAACGACTCGGTGCGGCTGCCCGGCGGCCTCACCATCATCAGCACCCCGGCGCGCCACTTTTCGGGCCGGGGCCTCACCAACCGCAACTCCACGTCCTGGAGCTCCTGGGTGCTGAAAACCCCTTCCCAGCGCGTGTTCTACAGCGGCGACGGCGGCTACGGCCCGCATTTCAAAACCATCGGCCAGCAGCACGGCCCCTTCGACCTGGCCCTGATGGAGTGCGGCCAGTACGACGACCAGTGGGCCCAGATTCATATGCGCCCCGAGCAGACCGTGCAGGCCACGCTGGACGTGCGCGGCCGGGTGCTGCTGCCGGTGCACTGGGGCGCTTTCACGGAGGCCAACCACGCCTGGAACGAGCCCGTGCGCCGCGCCGCCGCCGAAGCCGCCCGCCTGCTGCTGCCTATCACCACGCCCGAGCTGGGCCAGCCCGTGACACCCGGCGCAGGTCCGCTGCCGCAGGTGCAGTGGTGGAAATAA
- a CDS encoding GNAT family N-acetyltransferase, translating to MTLTWTTLPFDLLSVPQLYALLQLRSEVFVVEQTCAFQDIDGQDQAATHLLGYTETGELAAYARLFGAGISYPEASIGRVVVSPKFRRYGLGRELLHQSIGAVEQLFGPQPIQIGAQLYLQAFYESFGFLQIGEGYLEDGIPHIHMVRA from the coding sequence ATGACCCTTACCTGGACCACCCTCCCCTTCGACCTGCTTTCCGTGCCCCAACTCTACGCCCTGCTGCAGCTGCGCAGTGAGGTGTTTGTAGTAGAGCAGACCTGCGCCTTCCAGGACATCGACGGGCAGGACCAGGCGGCCACGCACCTGCTGGGCTACACCGAAACCGGCGAGCTGGCCGCCTACGCCCGCCTGTTCGGGGCCGGCATCAGCTACCCCGAGGCCAGCATCGGGCGGGTGGTCGTCAGCCCGAAGTTCCGGCGCTACGGGCTGGGCCGCGAGTTGCTGCACCAGTCCATCGGGGCCGTAGAGCAGCTGTTCGGGCCCCAGCCTATCCAGATTGGGGCGCAGCTGTATCTGCAGGCGTTTTATGAAAGCTTCGGGTTCCTGCAAATCGGCGAAGGCTACTTGGAAGACGGCATTCCGCACATCCACATGGTGCGCGCTTAA
- a CDS encoding PAS domain-containing protein → MASAIPVAYHSLFRSLPENFLLIGADAAATIIDNTDSHVAVSMQKRENVVGKPFFEAFPATDAASAAIIQTSHNHVRQHLEPHVMPLIRYDLEQSAEQGGGLQELYWQATHYPILDEQGQLQFILQRTQDVTEQHLTALEATRVARELAETQQRNTFILENLPVMVWTTRPDGTPDYYNPRWESFTGVSLSPNGEWQETPGLVHPDDAARMATEVAQAIAAGHEYQLEFRLRRHDGQYRWVLARNVPRHNEQGELTMWVGSGTDIHDQKMLVQELLETNEQQALLSEQAYQAQRQTQRQRESLYDLFMQAPALIAIARGPEHRHEFVNPPYQALFPDRELLGRSVAEVIPEAERQGFTAILDRVYQSGEPFFGPEMPFSVLDPQTGRQTERIFNVTYQPVRENGQIVGISQFSYDVTELVLARRALAESRPGAQ, encoded by the coding sequence ATGGCCTCTGCTATTCCAGTTGCTTACCACTCGCTGTTTCGGTCCCTGCCGGAGAACTTCCTGCTCATCGGGGCCGATGCGGCAGCCACCATCATCGACAACACCGACAGCCACGTAGCCGTGTCGATGCAGAAGCGGGAAAACGTGGTGGGCAAGCCCTTCTTCGAAGCCTTTCCGGCTACTGATGCCGCTTCGGCAGCCATTATCCAGACCTCGCACAACCACGTCCGGCAGCACCTGGAGCCACACGTCATGCCCCTGATCCGGTATGATCTGGAGCAGTCGGCCGAACAGGGCGGTGGCCTGCAGGAGCTGTACTGGCAGGCCACGCACTACCCGATTCTGGACGAGCAGGGCCAGTTGCAGTTTATTCTGCAACGCACCCAGGACGTAACCGAGCAGCACCTGACGGCCCTGGAAGCTACCCGCGTAGCCCGGGAACTGGCCGAAACCCAGCAGCGCAACACTTTCATCCTGGAAAACCTGCCGGTGATGGTGTGGACCACCCGTCCCGACGGCACCCCCGACTACTACAACCCACGCTGGGAGTCGTTCACGGGCGTAAGCCTGTCTCCCAACGGCGAATGGCAGGAGACGCCCGGCCTGGTTCATCCCGACGATGCCGCGCGCATGGCTACGGAAGTAGCCCAGGCCATTGCGGCAGGCCATGAGTACCAGCTGGAGTTCCGGCTGCGCCGCCACGACGGCCAGTACCGCTGGGTGCTGGCCCGCAACGTGCCCCGCCACAACGAGCAGGGCGAGTTGACGATGTGGGTTGGCAGCGGCACCGACATCCACGATCAGAAAATGTTGGTGCAGGAGCTGCTCGAAACCAACGAGCAGCAGGCGTTGCTGTCGGAGCAGGCCTACCAGGCTCAGCGCCAGACCCAGCGCCAGCGCGAAAGCCTCTACGACCTGTTTATGCAGGCGCCAGCGCTGATTGCCATTGCCCGCGGCCCCGAGCACCGGCACGAGTTCGTGAACCCGCCCTACCAGGCCCTGTTTCCGGACCGGGAGCTGCTGGGCCGGAGCGTGGCCGAGGTGATTCCGGAAGCGGAGCGCCAGGGATTTACTGCTATTCTTGACCGGGTCTATCAGTCGGGCGAGCCGTTTTTCGGGCCGGAGATGCCGTTTTCCGTGCTCGATCCGCAGACCGGCCGGCAAACCGAGCGGATCTTCAACGTGACGTACCAGCCGGTGCGCGAAAACGGGCAGATTGTGGGCATTTCGCAGTTTTCCTACGATGTAACCGAACTGGTGCTGGCGCGCCGGGCACTGGCTGAAAGCCGCCCTGGCGCTCAGTAA